One stretch of Prochlorococcus marinus XMU1402 DNA includes these proteins:
- the rpaB gene encoding response regulator transcription factor RpaB: MSKARILVVDDEPAVLKVLVTRLQLAGYQVFSATNGEEALESFHRDSPDLIVLDVMLPKMDGFAVCRRIRAESVVPIIFLTALEAISERVAGLDLGADDYLSKPFSPKELEARIATILRRMGPSVTVAETKETPSGKGVMKFGSLVVDTNRRQVSRAGERISLTYTEFSLLELLFDEPGKVVPRAEILEQLWGYPPRRAADLRVVDVYVARLRGKLEPDPRNPELILTVRGIGYASQRVGETATSLAS; encoded by the coding sequence ATGTCAAAAGCAAGAATTTTAGTTGTTGATGATGAACCAGCAGTCTTGAAGGTATTAGTTACAAGACTTCAACTAGCAGGATATCAAGTTTTTTCGGCTACTAACGGTGAAGAAGCTCTCGAGTCTTTTCATAGAGATTCCCCTGATTTGATAGTTCTTGATGTTATGCTCCCTAAGATGGATGGGTTTGCAGTTTGCCGACGAATTAGAGCTGAATCAGTTGTACCAATAATATTTTTGACTGCACTTGAAGCGATTTCCGAGAGAGTCGCAGGTTTAGATTTAGGTGCTGATGATTATTTATCCAAACCATTTAGTCCGAAAGAGTTAGAAGCTAGGATAGCTACTATTTTGAGAAGAATGGGTCCTAGCGTAACGGTTGCCGAAACGAAAGAGACCCCCTCCGGTAAAGGTGTTATGAAATTTGGAAGTTTAGTTGTTGATACTAATAGAAGACAAGTTTCTAGAGCCGGCGAAAGAATAAGTTTAACTTATACCGAATTTAGTCTCCTAGAATTATTATTTGATGAGCCAGGAAAGGTTGTTCCACGAGCTGAAATTTTAGAACAGTTGTGGGGTTATCCACCGAGGAGAGCTGCAGATTTAAGAGTCGTTGATGTATACGTAGCGAGACTTAGAGGCAAATTGGAACCAGATCCAAGAAATCCAGAATTAATATTAACTGTTAGAGGAATTGGTTATGCATCTCAGAGAGTTGGCGAAACTGCAACATCTTTGGCAAGTTGA
- the mreC gene encoding rod shape-determining protein MreC produces the protein MLNIRRISTSRWWHKKKNWILFAIFLFLVFVRISKGSLYKDFYYLISKPFWPGQFQKEVILQSSEQESLIKLNLLKRDNKRLREILNLKESSNSNTISAAVISRKTGSWWRQITLNKGSKDGVEIGSYVMGPGGLLGRVSSTSFFTSSVILLTSPESKVGVWVDRIQINGLLIGSGEDYPNLILYSKDADIKVGDFVSSSPASTLLPPNIPIGIVKSIDRPFKGKKMAEILLLAKPQVIDWVQIVKVKS, from the coding sequence ATGTTAAATATCCGACGAATTTCTACTAGTCGTTGGTGGCATAAAAAGAAAAATTGGATATTGTTTGCAATTTTTTTATTTTTGGTTTTTGTAAGGATATCAAAAGGTTCTCTTTATAAGGATTTTTATTATTTGATTTCAAAGCCTTTTTGGCCAGGTCAATTTCAAAAAGAAGTTATTCTTCAGAGCTCAGAACAAGAATCTCTAATAAAATTAAATCTTCTTAAAAGAGATAATAAAAGATTGCGAGAAATTTTAAACCTTAAAGAATCATCTAATAGTAATACTATTTCAGCTGCGGTTATTTCAAGAAAAACAGGTAGTTGGTGGAGACAAATTACCCTAAATAAAGGTTCAAAAGATGGGGTGGAAATTGGTAGTTATGTTATGGGACCCGGTGGATTATTAGGAAGAGTAAGCAGTACATCTTTTTTTACTTCGTCGGTAATATTATTAACTTCTCCAGAAAGTAAAGTAGGTGTATGGGTGGATAGAATTCAGATAAATGGACTACTTATTGGTTCAGGCGAGGATTATCCTAATTTAATACTTTATTCAAAAGATGCTGATATAAAAGTCGGGGATTTTGTCTCATCTTCTCCAGCCAGTACTTTGTTACCCCCAAATATCCCTATTGGCATTGTCAAATCTATAGATAGGCCATTTAAAGGCAAGAAAATGGCAGAAATACTTCTTTTAGCAAAACCTCAAGTAATTGATTGGGTGCAAATTGTAAAAGTAAAAAGTTAG
- a CDS encoding rod shape-determining protein, with translation MIFNRFKFSRDIGIDLGTANTLIHVSGKGVVLQEPSVVAMDLEEGVPLAVGKEAKLMLGRTPGNIRAVRPLRDGVIADFDAAEQMIKTFIQKCNEGKGLLAPRIVIGIPSGVTSVERRAVREAGLAGAREVHLIDEPVAAAIGASLPVTEPIGTMIVDIGGGTTEVAVLSLGGTVLSESVRIAGDEINESIALYLKKVHNLVVGERTSEDIKIKIGSAFPDDDFDKTSLEVRGLHLLSGLPRSVTLTSGEIREAMADPLSKIVEAVKRTLERTPPELAADIVDRGIMLAGGGALVRGINDLVSDETGIFTHIAENPLLCVVNGCGEVLDNFKTLKRVVDTPEFIRNAIRD, from the coding sequence GTGATTTTCAACAGATTTAAATTTTCTAGAGACATTGGCATAGATCTGGGAACGGCTAATACTCTTATACATGTATCAGGGAAGGGGGTTGTTTTACAAGAGCCTTCAGTGGTGGCAATGGATTTAGAAGAAGGAGTTCCATTGGCAGTTGGTAAAGAAGCAAAGTTAATGCTAGGAAGAACGCCTGGCAATATCAGAGCAGTTAGACCACTCAGAGATGGGGTCATAGCAGATTTTGATGCGGCAGAGCAAATGATAAAAACATTTATTCAAAAATGTAATGAAGGCAAGGGCTTATTAGCTCCAAGGATTGTTATTGGTATTCCAAGCGGAGTTACTAGTGTTGAACGAAGGGCAGTAAGAGAGGCTGGATTAGCCGGAGCTAGAGAAGTTCACTTAATTGACGAACCTGTGGCAGCGGCAATAGGAGCATCTTTACCAGTAACTGAGCCAATTGGAACTATGATTGTTGATATTGGTGGTGGCACTACAGAGGTTGCTGTATTAAGTCTGGGTGGAACTGTATTAAGTGAATCTGTTCGAATAGCTGGCGATGAGATTAATGAATCAATTGCACTTTATCTTAAAAAAGTTCACAATTTAGTTGTTGGAGAAAGAACTTCAGAAGATATTAAAATCAAAATTGGCTCAGCATTTCCAGATGACGATTTCGATAAAACCTCTTTAGAGGTAAGAGGGTTACATCTTTTGTCTGGTTTACCTAGGTCAGTTACTCTGACATCTGGAGAAATTAGAGAAGCCATGGCTGATCCACTCAGCAAAATAGTTGAAGCTGTAAAAAGAACTTTAGAGAGAACTCCTCCTGAACTTGCTGCAGATATTGTTGATAGGGGTATTATGCTCGCAGGGGGTGGAGCTTTAGTAAGAGGAATTAATGATTTGGTGAGTGATGAAACGGGAATTTTTACTCACATAGCCGAAAATCCACTGCTATGCGTAGTAAATGGTTGCGGAGAGGTTTTGGATAATTTTAAAACACTTAAAAGAGTTGTGGATACTCCAGAATTTATTAGAAACGCGATAAGAGATTAA
- a CDS encoding single-stranded DNA-binding protein: MQINTINLVGRAGREPDVRYFESGSTVANFTLAVNRRSRDEEPDWFNLEIWGKQAQIAADYVKKGSLVGITGSFKIDSWKDKNTGEDRYKPVVRVDRLNLLSSKKESENNQYSNSNNSSEIPF; encoded by the coding sequence ATGCAAATTAACACTATTAACCTAGTTGGTAGAGCTGGAAGAGAACCCGATGTCAGATATTTTGAATCTGGGAGTACTGTCGCTAATTTTACTCTGGCAGTTAATAGAAGAAGCAGAGACGAAGAGCCAGATTGGTTTAATTTAGAGATATGGGGCAAACAAGCCCAAATTGCAGCAGATTACGTTAAAAAAGGATCTTTAGTTGGAATTACAGGAAGCTTTAAAATTGATAGTTGGAAAGATAAAAATACTGGTGAAGACAGATATAAACCAGTTGTCAGAGTAGACAGGTTAAATTTGCTAAGTTCAAAAAAGGAATCTGAAAATAACCAATATTCTAATAGTAATAACTCTAGTGAAATTCCTTTTTAA
- a CDS encoding DedA family protein — translation MSLIFVNFLTSIPDYISLAVEKNSIIAYLTICLAMFLENIIPPIPSEIIMPLGGFFVYQQKLNFYILVFCGLLGTILGSLPWYYLGRLVNEKRLSNFLDKQGKYLGISSNDLIKSKRWFDKYGVSLVFWGRLVPGIRTLISVPAGIELMPLRKFLIWTTFGSLIWVVLLTYAGYLFGENYPIIETYLDQIKYVVKPILILIFLYFFIRILIRFLKKNRA, via the coding sequence TTGAGCCTAATTTTTGTAAATTTTCTTACTTCAATCCCCGACTACATTAGCTTGGCTGTTGAAAAGAATTCAATAATTGCATACCTCACTATTTGTTTGGCTATGTTTTTAGAAAACATAATACCCCCAATACCTTCGGAAATTATTATGCCTTTGGGAGGTTTTTTCGTTTATCAACAAAAATTAAATTTTTATATTTTAGTTTTTTGTGGATTACTTGGTACTATTTTAGGGTCATTGCCTTGGTATTACTTAGGTAGATTAGTAAATGAAAAAAGACTTTCAAATTTTTTAGATAAACAAGGAAAATATCTGGGTATTTCTTCTAATGATTTAATTAAAAGTAAAAGATGGTTTGATAAATACGGGGTTTCTTTAGTTTTTTGGGGGCGTTTAGTACCAGGCATAAGAACTCTTATTTCAGTTCCCGCTGGCATAGAACTTATGCCATTAAGAAAATTTTTGATTTGGACTACATTTGGGAGCTTGATATGGGTAGTACTTCTAACTTATGCAGGTTATTTATTTGGTGAAAATTATCCAATCATTGAAACTTACTTAGATCAAATTAAATATGTTGTAAAGCCAATTTTAATTTTAATTTTCTTATATTTTTTTATAAGAATACTTATTAGATTTTTAAAAAAAAATAGAGCTTAA
- the ahcY gene encoding adenosylhomocysteinase codes for MVIANSLKTSTPDYVIADISLSDFGRKEIKIAETEMPGLMALRDKYKSEKPLKGAKIAGSLHMTIQTAVLIETLVDLGAEVKWASCNIFSTQDHAAAAIADQGISVYAKKGETLDEYWQYTHYILDWGSDSPNMILDDGGDATGLLILGIKAEKDLSVLNNPGNEEEIALFKSIKYKLENDSNFYSRIKSNIIGVTEETTTGVARLYQLQKQNALPFPAINVNDSVTKSKFDNLYGCRESLVDSIKRATDVMIAGKVALVMGFGDVGKGSAQSLRGLGAIVKVAEVDPICALQAAMEGFSVVTLDDVVEDIDIFVTATGNYQVIKNENLVKMKDEAIVCNIGHFDNEIDVASLKDYPWENIKPQVDHITLPSGNKIILLAEGRLVNLGCATGHPSFVMSNSFTNQVLAQIELFNKSEEYSKEVYVLPKHLDEMVARLHLDKIGAKLTKLTKEQADYINVSVDGPYKPELYRY; via the coding sequence ATGGTTATCGCAAATTCACTTAAGACCTCTACACCTGATTACGTAATTGCTGATATCTCTTTATCAGATTTTGGTCGCAAAGAAATTAAAATTGCCGAAACAGAAATGCCAGGATTAATGGCGCTAAGAGATAAATATAAATCTGAAAAACCACTAAAAGGTGCAAAAATAGCTGGAAGCCTTCATATGACTATTCAGACAGCAGTATTAATAGAAACTCTTGTTGATCTTGGCGCAGAAGTGAAATGGGCTTCATGCAATATTTTTTCAACTCAAGATCATGCTGCTGCAGCTATCGCAGATCAAGGAATTTCTGTATATGCAAAAAAAGGTGAGACTCTCGATGAATATTGGCAGTATACTCACTACATTCTTGATTGGGGCTCCGACTCTCCGAATATGATTCTTGATGATGGGGGAGACGCAACTGGATTATTGATACTTGGTATTAAAGCAGAAAAAGACTTATCTGTTTTAAATAATCCTGGTAATGAAGAAGAAATTGCTTTATTCAAATCTATAAAATACAAGTTGGAAAATGATAGTAACTTTTATTCTAGAATTAAGAGTAATATTATTGGCGTCACTGAAGAAACTACAACTGGAGTTGCAAGACTTTATCAACTGCAAAAGCAAAATGCTCTACCTTTTCCTGCTATTAACGTTAATGATTCAGTAACTAAGAGCAAATTTGATAATCTATATGGCTGCCGAGAATCTTTAGTTGATAGCATAAAGCGTGCTACTGACGTGATGATTGCTGGGAAAGTTGCTTTAGTAATGGGTTTTGGTGACGTAGGTAAAGGCTCAGCCCAGTCTTTAAGAGGACTTGGTGCAATTGTAAAAGTTGCTGAAGTTGATCCAATTTGTGCTCTTCAAGCGGCAATGGAAGGTTTTAGCGTCGTTACATTGGACGATGTTGTGGAGGATATAGATATATTTGTTACGGCAACTGGGAACTATCAGGTAATAAAAAACGAGAATCTTGTCAAGATGAAAGATGAGGCCATAGTTTGTAATATTGGCCATTTCGATAATGAAATTGATGTGGCTTCATTGAAAGATTATCCATGGGAGAATATTAAGCCACAGGTTGATCACATAACTTTACCGAGTGGCAATAAAATAATCCTTTTAGCTGAAGGTAGATTAGTCAACTTAGGTTGTGCCACTGGACATCCAAGTTTTGTTATGAGTAATTCTTTTACTAATCAAGTCTTAGCTCAAATTGAACTTTTCAATAAATCCGAAGAATATTCTAAAGAGGTTTATGTTTTACCAAAACACTTAGATGAAATGGTAGCTAGATTACATCTTGATAAAATTGGTGCAAAATTAACAAAATTAACCAAAGAACAAGCTGATTATATTAATGTTTCTGTAGATGGACCTTATAAACCAGAGCTTTATAGATATTAA
- the tsaE gene encoding tRNA (adenosine(37)-N6)-threonylcarbamoyltransferase complex ATPase subunit type 1 TsaE: MFVENLEETLNLGKKISHKLNPQSIVLLQGPIGAGKTSFVQGIAKGLSISEEITSPTFALSHHYNSGKIPLIHLDLYRLENVSSAREVFFSEEEEAMQKQAILVIEWPELIEPVIDNFWKVEISYAKNYGRNYEIRDPKNLLTFS; encoded by the coding sequence GTGTTTGTTGAGAATTTAGAAGAAACTTTAAATTTAGGAAAAAAAATTTCACACAAATTAAATCCCCAATCGATTGTTTTATTACAGGGTCCTATTGGAGCTGGAAAAACTTCATTTGTTCAAGGGATTGCTAAAGGCCTATCAATCTCTGAGGAAATTACAAGCCCTACATTTGCTTTATCGCATCACTATAACTCAGGAAAAATTCCACTAATTCACCTTGATTTATACAGATTAGAAAATGTTTCTTCAGCAAGAGAAGTTTTTTTTTCAGAAGAAGAAGAGGCAATGCAAAAACAGGCAATTTTAGTAATTGAATGGCCAGAATTAATAGAACCAGTTATTGATAATTTCTGGAAAGTAGAAATTAGTTACGCAAAAAATTATGGAAGAAACTACGAAATAAGAGATCCAAAAAATTTATTAACCTTCTCATAA
- a CDS encoding carbohydrate kinase family protein, whose translation MKREKVICIGEALIDRIRNKSNQGFTDFLGGAPANVACALRKLKIDSTFIGSLGNDDYGKKFITQFNELDVNLDFLQLDNDSATRVVNVDRDQFGDRFFSGFEQSPHSCFADEVLSKKLIEKEILNLDKSFLETKYLVTGTILLSSPRSAETIFFLLEQAKKLGVKVVIDLNWREVFWDHSSFSSEISKAARVNLIKNFLNHANVLKLAKEEATLFFEDENPLLISQQLSNRPDVIITDGKNPVSWYINRFQGITENPTSQKIVDTTGAGDAFLAGLISKLISSGYPSNKLEVEDCIKFAGVCGLLTCLGEGAIEQQPDYEKVNKFFGSLIS comes from the coding sequence ATGAAAAGGGAAAAGGTCATATGCATAGGAGAGGCTTTAATAGACAGAATTAGAAATAAATCAAATCAGGGATTTACAGATTTTTTGGGAGGTGCTCCGGCGAATGTTGCTTGTGCATTAAGAAAATTAAAAATAGATTCAACATTTATAGGAAGTTTGGGTAATGATGATTATGGAAAAAAATTTATTACTCAATTTAATGAATTAGACGTTAATTTAGATTTCTTGCAATTAGATAATGATTCAGCTACTCGCGTGGTTAATGTAGATAGAGATCAATTTGGAGATCGTTTTTTTTCAGGCTTTGAGCAAAGTCCTCATTCATGCTTTGCAGATGAAGTTCTAAGTAAGAAATTAATCGAAAAAGAAATTTTAAATTTGGATAAATCTTTTCTGGAAACAAAATATTTGGTTACAGGAACGATCTTATTATCATCTCCAAGATCAGCTGAGACTATTTTTTTTCTTCTTGAACAGGCTAAAAAATTGGGAGTCAAAGTAGTTATTGATTTGAATTGGAGAGAGGTCTTTTGGGATCATTCAAGTTTTTCATCAGAAATTAGTAAAGCGGCTAGAGTTAATTTAATCAAGAACTTTTTAAATCATGCAAATGTTTTAAAACTTGCTAAGGAGGAAGCAACTTTGTTCTTTGAGGATGAAAATCCCTTGCTAATTTCTCAACAATTGTCTAATAGGCCAGATGTAATAATAACTGATGGGAAAAACCCCGTTTCATGGTACATCAATAGATTCCAGGGAATTACCGAAAACCCAACTTCACAAAAAATTGTTGATACAACTGGGGCAGGCGATGCTTTTCTAGCTGGCTTAATTTCAAAATTAATTTCTTCTGGCTACCCTTCAAATAAACTAGAGGTTGAAGATTGCATTAAGTTCGCAGGTGTTTGTGGATTATTGACTTGTCTTGGTGAAGGCGCCATTGAGCAACAGCCCGATTATGAGAAGGTTAATAAATTTTTTGGATCTCTTATTTCGTAG
- a CDS encoding alpha/beta fold hydrolase: MSLNKSETWKWENWEISWSLSKESTSEKDIKILLVHGFGASKNHWRHNQDFLGKFSNCYAIDLLGFGKSSQPSALLNYEPYKASSIKYSFDLWGNQISTFCEEVIKSPVYLVGNSIGGVIALKAAEILKDKCKGVILIDCAQRTMDDKRLKKSNILMNLLRPVLKTIVRQRVISNTLFTRAANPKVIKKILEQAYPSGKNIDDELIEILYQPTKRSNSKEAFRGFINLFDDYLATDLFDKIHKPIQLIWGEKDPWESLSEAKKWKKEFRNIKRLDIIEGAGHCPHDEEPEKTNKLILDFLQETK, from the coding sequence GTGTCTTTAAATAAATCTGAAACTTGGAAATGGGAAAATTGGGAAATTTCATGGTCTCTATCAAAAGAATCTACTTCTGAAAAAGATATTAAAATTTTATTAGTTCATGGATTTGGGGCATCAAAAAACCACTGGAGACATAATCAAGATTTTCTTGGTAAATTTTCTAACTGCTACGCAATTGACTTATTAGGATTTGGAAAAAGCAGTCAGCCAAGTGCTTTATTAAATTACGAACCTTATAAAGCAAGCTCAATTAAATATTCATTTGATTTATGGGGTAATCAGATATCAACATTTTGTGAAGAGGTAATAAAATCTCCTGTTTACTTAGTAGGAAACTCAATTGGTGGTGTTATTGCATTGAAAGCTGCTGAAATTCTCAAAGATAAATGTAAGGGAGTCATTTTGATTGATTGTGCACAAAGAACTATGGATGATAAACGTTTAAAAAAAAGCAATATCTTAATGAATCTACTGAGACCCGTTCTTAAAACGATAGTCAGACAAAGAGTAATTAGTAATACACTTTTTACAAGAGCTGCTAATCCAAAAGTTATAAAGAAAATACTTGAACAAGCTTACCCTTCAGGAAAAAATATCGATGATGAATTAATTGAAATACTATATCAACCGACTAAGAGGTCAAACTCTAAAGAAGCATTTCGTGGCTTTATTAACTTATTTGATGACTATCTTGCTACAGACCTGTTCGATAAGATTCACAAACCAATCCAATTGATCTGGGGAGAAAAAGATCCCTGGGAATCTTTAAGTGAAGCAAAAAAATGGAAGAAAGAATTTAGGAATATTAAAAGATTAGACATTATTGAAGGTGCTGGACATTGTCCTCATGATGAAGAACCTGAAAAGACAAATAAATTAATATTAGATTTCCTTCAAGAGACAAAATAA
- a CDS encoding RpoD/SigA family RNA polymerase sigma factor, translated as MSSETLSENKLATISSLKASNDVDLVRSYLRDIGRVPLLSHEQEITLGRQVQEYMQVERAELEIIELTGDKPSIEELSIKLNMSTSIIKKRLRAGQRAKERMVAANLRLVVSVAKKYTKRNMELLDLIQEGTIGLVRGVEKFDPARGYKFSTYAYWWIRQGITRAIAEKSRAIRLPIHITEMLNKLKKGQRELSQEMSRTPTVSELAKYVELPEEDVKDLMCKAGQPVSLETKVGDGEDTVLLDLLAGGEDLPDEQIEMDCMRGDLHSLLHQLPDLQCRVLRMRYGMDGDEPMSLTGIGRVLGISRDRVRNLERDGLRGLRRLSDNVEAYFVS; from the coding sequence ATGTCTTCTGAAACATTAAGTGAGAATAAATTAGCGACAATATCAAGTCTAAAAGCTAGTAACGATGTCGATCTTGTTAGATCTTATTTGAGAGATATAGGTAGAGTTCCTTTACTATCTCACGAGCAAGAAATCACTCTTGGTAGGCAGGTCCAAGAATATATGCAAGTCGAAAGGGCAGAATTGGAAATTATTGAATTAACAGGAGATAAGCCAAGTATTGAAGAATTGTCAATCAAACTAAATATGTCTACTTCCATCATCAAAAAAAGATTAAGAGCTGGACAGAGAGCTAAAGAAAGAATGGTTGCCGCAAATCTAAGGCTGGTCGTAAGTGTTGCAAAAAAATATACTAAAAGAAATATGGAGTTATTAGATTTAATACAAGAGGGAACTATTGGATTGGTAAGAGGAGTTGAAAAATTTGATCCAGCCAGAGGTTATAAGTTTTCAACATATGCATACTGGTGGATTAGGCAAGGTATCACTAGAGCAATCGCTGAAAAAAGTAGGGCAATAAGACTTCCAATTCATATAACTGAAATGCTAAATAAGTTGAAAAAAGGTCAAAGGGAGTTGAGTCAAGAAATGTCTAGAACTCCAACAGTTAGTGAACTTGCGAAATACGTAGAGCTTCCTGAAGAAGACGTTAAAGATTTAATGTGCAAAGCTGGACAGCCAGTAAGTCTAGAAACAAAAGTTGGTGATGGTGAGGATACTGTTCTACTAGATTTATTAGCAGGTGGTGAGGATTTACCCGATGAACAAATAGAAATGGATTGTATGAGAGGTGATCTTCATTCTCTTTTACATCAATTACCTGATCTGCAATGTAGAGTTTTAAGGATGAGATATGGTATGGATGGTGATGAGCCAATGTCTCTTACAGGTATAGGAAGGGTATTGGGGATAAGCAGAGATCGTGTAAGAAATCTAGAAAGAGATGGACTACGAGGTTTGAGAAGGCTTAGTGATAACGTGGAAGCTTATTTTGTCTCTTGA
- the mgtE gene encoding magnesium transporter gives MNENNHETVTSLSSDLSTRENITIQLEDLLVAGNYDEAKLLLEPSQPVDIADAIGSLPLILQALAFRLLKKNEAIEVYEYLDPIVQQTLLDRLRSGEVLEIVEKMSPDDRVQLFDELPAKVVRKFLSALSPGERKVTAELLGYEPETAGRLMTTEFIDLKEMQTAAEALALVRKRAPFTETIYSLYVTDKERHLTGILSLRDLVTAEPSKPIGDVMTRDVVNISTNTNQEEVARAIQRYDFLALPVVDKEKRLVGIVTVDDLIDVIEQEATRDIYAAGAVQPGDEDDYFQSGLFTIARRRILWLLILVFANGLTTKVIAMNDQILKEIVLLAAFIPLLIGTGGNVGAQSSTVVIRGLSTQKLKSLGAIKAVVKEAITGALLGILMMLVVFPFAWWQGEGPLIASAVGISLISITTLAATTGAILPLLFDKMKLDPALMSSPFITTVTDIAGVFIYLSTAKWLLNS, from the coding sequence ATGAATGAAAATAATCATGAAACGGTTACATCTTTATCTTCAGATTTAAGTACTCGAGAAAATATTACTATTCAACTTGAAGATTTGCTCGTCGCAGGAAATTATGATGAGGCAAAGTTACTTCTAGAACCATCTCAACCTGTAGATATCGCAGATGCTATTGGAAGTCTTCCATTAATATTGCAGGCTTTAGCATTTCGTTTGTTAAAGAAAAATGAGGCAATTGAGGTTTATGAATATTTAGATCCAATAGTTCAACAAACTTTATTAGATAGACTTCGTTCAGGAGAAGTTTTAGAAATAGTTGAGAAAATGTCCCCTGATGATAGGGTTCAACTCTTTGATGAATTACCTGCAAAAGTTGTACGAAAATTTTTGTCCGCTTTAAGTCCCGGCGAAAGGAAAGTAACAGCTGAATTACTTGGGTATGAGCCTGAAACTGCTGGAAGGTTAATGACAACTGAATTCATAGACCTTAAAGAAATGCAAACAGCGGCAGAGGCCCTTGCTTTAGTCAGAAAAAGAGCTCCATTTACAGAAACAATTTATAGCTTATATGTTACGGATAAAGAAAGGCATTTAACGGGTATTCTTTCTTTGAGAGATCTTGTCACTGCTGAACCCTCTAAGCCAATTGGAGATGTTATGACCAGAGATGTGGTTAATATTTCTACTAATACGAATCAAGAAGAGGTCGCAAGAGCAATTCAAAGATATGATTTTTTAGCTTTACCAGTTGTTGATAAAGAAAAAAGACTTGTTGGAATTGTAACTGTAGATGATTTAATTGATGTTATTGAGCAAGAAGCAACAAGAGATATTTATGCAGCAGGAGCGGTTCAACCTGGTGATGAAGATGATTATTTTCAAAGTGGATTGTTTACGATAGCTCGTCGAAGAATTTTATGGTTATTAATTTTGGTTTTTGCAAATGGTTTGACAACAAAAGTTATTGCTATGAATGATCAAATATTGAAAGAAATAGTTTTATTAGCTGCATTTATCCCTCTACTTATAGGAACTGGAGGAAATGTTGGTGCTCAAAGTTCAACTGTTGTCATTAGAGGTTTAAGTACTCAAAAATTGAAGTCTCTTGGAGCCATTAAGGCAGTGGTTAAAGAGGCAATAACAGGAGCTCTTTTGGGGATATTGATGATGTTAGTGGTATTCCCTTTCGCTTGGTGGCAAGGAGAAGGTCCCTTAATAGCTTCTGCGGTAGGGATAAGCTTAATATCAATAACGACTTTAGCTGCTACAACCGGCGCTATTCTCCCTTTACTTTTTGACAAGATGAAATTAGATCCAGCCCTAATGTCCTCTCCGTTCATAACAACTGTTACTGATATTGCAGGTGTATTTATTTATCTAAGTACTGCAAAATGGTTGTTAAACTCTTAA
- a CDS encoding FluC/FEX family fluoride channel, which translates to MDVYSIAIILIGSTFGLILRIFIKNNFKINIGFAIQSNTIVNFVASFFLGILVALNFIDNEILFLLYTGFLGCLSTFSSFIKQLFNLFKKRKFFKLFFHYIEVIFFSFMFFYLGFYLIKLF; encoded by the coding sequence TTGGATGTTTATTCAATAGCTATTATTTTAATTGGCAGCACTTTTGGATTAATACTAAGAATATTTATAAAAAATAATTTTAAGATAAATATAGGTTTTGCTATTCAGAGTAATACTATCGTCAACTTTGTTGCTTCATTTTTTTTGGGAATTTTAGTAGCCCTAAATTTTATTGATAATGAAATATTATTTTTATTGTATACAGGTTTTTTAGGGTGTCTTAGTACATTTTCTTCCTTCATAAAGCAACTATTTAATTTATTTAAAAAAAGGAAATTCTTCAAATTATTTTTTCACTATATTGAAGTAATATTTTTTTCTTTTATGTTTTTTTATTTAGGTTTTTATTTGATTAAATTATTTTAA